The segment CTGGCCCGTGTAGCGGGTCATCGCGAAGAGCTGGATCTCGACCTTGCCCGCCTCGTGGCCTTCCTCGACCATCTCGCGGACCGCGTTCTCCTTCAGCGCGCTCCACACCCGGTTCGCCTGCTCGACGACGTCGGCCCGGTGGGCGGCGTCGGCGTTCGGCGGGATGGTGAGCTGCACCGAGCGGCTGTAGCGGCGCAGGTAGTCGGCGGTGGCGCAGCCGAAGGCCGAGAACGCCGCCGCGAAGGGGAAGGTGAGGATGTTCTTGAAGCCCATGCCGCGGCTGTACTCCGCCATGTGCAGCGGGCCGGAGCCACCGTAGGACATCAGGGTGTACTCGGCGGGGTCCACGGCGCGGGCGGAGATCATCTGCCGCATCGCGTCCTTGGCGCTCTCCTCGAGGATGTTCGCCATCCCCTCGGCCGCCTCGTAGAGGTCGATGCCCAGCGGGTCGGCGACCTTCTCCTTGATGACCTTCTTCGCGGCCTCGACGTCCAGGCGCACCTTGCCGCCGAGGAAGTTGTCGGGGTTGAGCCGGCCCATGACGACGTCGCAGTCACACACGGTGGGCTCGGTGCCGCCCTTGCCGAAGGCGACCGGGCCGGGGTCGGACCCGGCGCTCTCCGGGCCGAGGCTGACCTTCTTGGTCAGCGGGTCGACCTTGATGATGGTTCCGGCGCCGGCGCCGATGGTGTCCATCGCGATGGTGGGCAGGTTCAGCTTGAACCGGGCCAGGGTGGGCTCGTCGTCGATCGGGATCGTGCCGCGGGTGATGGCGCTGATGTCGAAGCTGGTGCCACCCATGTCACTGACGATGATCGAGTCGGAGCCGATCACATCGCCGACGTACTTGGCGCCCAGGATGCCGCCGACCGGGCCGGAGATCATCGTCTCGTGCAGCCTCGGGTAGCGGACGCCGGCGAGACCGCCGTAGGACAGCACGGTCTGCACTCCGTAGCGGAAGCCCTGGGAGTGCGCGACCTCCTCGACCCCGAGGAGCTGCTGCCGGCTGCGGCCGGCGGCGTAGGCCTCGAGGATGACGCTGTTGAGGCGGGACTGCTCGCGGATGACGGAGCGGACCGCGGACGACAGGTAGACGTCGACGTCCGCCTTGTGGTCGGCGATGACCTGCTGGGCGATCTCCGCGATCTGACGCTCGTGGGCGTCGTCGACGTAGGAGAACATGGTGCAGATGCAGATCGCCTCGACGCCCTTGGCGAGCATGTCCTCGACGCCGTTGACGACCTCGTGCTCGTACACCGGCGCGATCTCGGTGCCGAATTGGTCGATGCGCTCGGTGACGCCACGGACGAGGTTCCGGGGAATCAGGGGCTCGGGGTGGGCGTGGGTCACGGCGTGCAGCCGGTCCTGGTAGGAGTAGTCCGCCCACGCCTGCAGGCCTCGACCCATCAGGACCATGTCTTCCATGCCCTTGGTCACGAGGAGGCCAACGCGCCGACCGGTGCGTGACAGGAGGGTGTTGAGCATGCCGGTCCCGGAGTACAGGACGACGGCCAGGGCCTCGAAGGCCTCACGGGAGCTCATGCCGAAGTAGCCGGCCGCGTCCTCCGCGGACTCGAGGAAGCCCTCCGACTCGTTATGCGGAGTTGTCGGTGCTTTACCTACGGCGAATCGTCCGTACTCGTCGACGAGGAGGGTATCGGTCATCGTCCCTCCGGCGTCGATCCCGAGTACGAGAGGCCGAAACTCGTTCAACGGGGATCCTTCCGCCTGCTGACATTGACTAACGAGATTAACCATAACCGCAGGTTGGGGCGATAGATCAAATCTGATCTTGCGTTAATCGCAATCCTCAACGAAAACGGCGCGTTGTTCTGTCGCATCAATTGCCGCAAAAACAAGTGACCTTAATCACAAAAATTACGTATTGTCACTGGTCAATCAAGGTGCAGATTTAGACACAAATTAGGGGCGAAAATCCGCAAACGGTATGGTCGGCCAATCTTTGTCCGATCCGCGCAGGAGGCCCCCCATGTCCGCCCTTGCCCCCTTCGTCCGCGCACTCGCGTCGGGCGACATCGACGTGATCGACCTCACAGCACCACTGACCTCCGAGACGCCCGTCCTCCAGCTCCCCGAACCCTTCGCGAACACCGTTCCGTTCACGTTGCGGGAGGTCAGCCGCTACGACGACCGGGGACCCGCCTGGTACTGGAACGACATCCACACCGGCGAGCACACCGGGACCCACTTCGACGCCCCGGTGCACTGGGTGACCGGCGCCGAGGGTCGCGACATCGCCCAGGTTCCGGCCACCGAACTCCTCGCCCCGGGAGTCGTGCTGGACTTCTCCGCGCAGAGCGCGGCCGACCCCGACTTCCTGCTGAGCGTCGACGACGTCCGCGGGTGGGAGGCCACCCACGGCCCCCTCCCCAGCGGCGGTTGGCTGCTGCTGCGCACCGGGTGGGACGCATACGCCCACGACGCGGAGCGCTACCTCAACACCGACGAGACGGGCTCGCACACGCCGGGCATCTCTGGGGACTGCGCGCGGTGGCTCGCCGAGGAGACCGACATCCTCGGAATCGGGGTGGAGACCGTCGGGACCGACGCGGGAATGGCGGCGGGCTTCACTCCCCCGTTCCCCTGCCACGCCCTCCTTCTCGGTGCGGGCAAGTACGGCCTGACCCAGCTCCAGCGGTTGGAGCGACTGCCCGCCACCGGGACGTTGATCATCACCGCCCCACTGCCGATCGTGGGAGGGTCGGGCAGCCCAGCGCGCGTCCTTGCCCTGGTGGACCGCACCGCGTAGGCGGAGCCCACGGCGTCAGGTGCGCCGCCCCGCCTCGCGGAGAACCGGTCAGATCCCTCCCGTGAGGGTCTTCCCCCCGTCCACGGGAACGGTCTGGCCGGTCAGCCACGCGGCGTCCTCGGAGAGCAGGAACGCCACGACGCCACTGACGTCGCTGGGCACACCGAGTCGACCCAGCGGGTAGCCCGCGGCCACCTCGGGCTCCTTCCCCTCGTACAGGGCGGTGGCGAAGCGGGTCTTGACGACCGCCGGGGCGACGGCGTTGACGCGCACGGCGGGGGCGAGCTCGACGGCCAGCTCCGCCGTGAGGTGGGAGAGCATCGCCTTGCTCGCGCCGTAGATCCCGATGCCGGGTGCCGGGGCGAGTCCCGCGACCGAGGACAGGTTGACCACCGCGCCGCCGTGGTCCCGCATTCCGGCGCGGTACACCTGCTGGGTCCAGGCCAGGGCCGCGAGACAGTTCACCTCGATCACCTTGCGCGCCGCGTCCAGGTCCACGTCGATGATCGGGCCGTACACCGGGTTGATGCCCGCGTTGTTCACGAGCAGGTCGATCGGGCCGAACGCCGCCCGGGTTCGCTCGACGGTCTCGCTCTGGTGGTCGGCGTCGTCGCTCCTGCCCGGCACGCCCATGGCGTGGTCGGGGCCACCCAGCTGGGCCACGGCCTCGTTCAGGGGGTCGGGTTTGCGCGCGGTGACACACACCCGCGCGCCCTCGGCCACGAGCCGCTCCGCGACGGCGAGTCCGATCCCACGACTCGCCCCTGTGACGATCGCGGTCCTTCCGGCGAATCTTCCGGTCATGGGGATCCCTTCTCGGCGAGGCGGCCACGGGGGTGGCCGGGCGAACACGCGGGCTCGGGGAACCCCAGCTAGATGTCCCGCTGTTCGATTCCGCTCACGAGGAGCTCCGCGTAGTGGGCGGCGAGGGTCGGGGGCGGAAGGGGACCCGTGGGGTCGTACCAGGTGCCCAAGTGGTGCACGGAACCGACGAACTGGTGCACCACCAGGTCGGCGGGGATGTCGTCGCGGAACGCACCCGACTCCTGTCCCTCGGCGATGAGCGCGGTGAAGGTGTCGTGGAACCGGCGGCGCTCGGTCTCCACGCCGCGCCGTTGGTCGGAGCGGAGCCGGTGCGCCGCCGTCAGGAACACCCACACCTCGTCCAGGTTCTGCACTGTCGTGACGACGAAGTCCTCCGCCGCGGTGCGGACACGCCCCACGGGGGCGTCGGACGCGCCGGCGATCGTCTCCAACCGTGCCCGCTGCTGGCGGATGATGCGGGCGTAGATCTCGTAGAGCAGGTCGTCCTTGGAGTCGAAGTAGTGGTACATCGCGCCCTTGGTGAGACCCGCGGCGCCGACGATGTCCTGCACGACGCCCGGTCGAAGCCACGTGCGGCGAAGAGCCGGCCCGCGACCTCCAGCAGCCGCTCCGGTACCGCGCGTGGGGAGTCGCGATCGGACTCCCCTGGGTCGGCCGGACCGGACCGTCGGTTCTGCTCCGTCATCCCGGCCAGCATACCGAGCGCCGGGCCCCGGAAACCGAGACCCGGCGCTCGGCCCAAGCCGACGGAGCCCTAGTCGACGGAACCCTTCTCGGCCGTGCCCGCCGCCTGCGTTGACGAGGATGACTCCGCGTCCTCGACCTGGTCGACCTCGTCGAACCGTTCGGGAAGCCCGGCACGGTGACGATGGTGGGCCACCACGTGGGCGACGATCACGGCGCCCACGACGAGAGCGCTCAGCCCGTTGAGCAGGACCGCGTTGCCGGTGGGGATGGAGGCCGTCGCCTGGGTGATCGCCGCGGCCAAGCCACCGGGGAGGAGATTCACGAAGTAGTCCGCGAGCCAGCTCGAGAGGATGAGGGCCATGGTCGCCGCGCCCAGTCCGACCCGTTCCAGCAGGGTGGTGGCTCGGAGGAAGTAACCCTCCAGACACACCGCGAAGGCGAACAGGGCGAGACATCCAGTGATCACCGCCGAAATGATCTCGGCGAGCGATCCGTTCAGCAGCAGCGGCGTGTAGGCCATCAACAGGGGAATCAGGTAGAGGCCCTTGGCGTACTTCCAGGCCGACACCGAGGTGCGCATCGCCCCCGACCCCGCGATGGCCGCGGCGGAGAACGCCGCCAACGCCACGGGTGGTGTCACGTTGGAGTCCTGGGAGTACCAGTAGACGATCATGTGCGCGACCACGAGGGAGAGCCCCAGCTCGCCGAGCGCGGGGACGGCGAGGACGCTGAGCACGATGTAGGACGCCGTGACCGGCATACCGAGCCCCATGATCAGGGATGCCAGCGCGATGAGCAGCAGGGTGAGGAAGAGGTACCCGCCGCCAGCGCCCACGATGTAGCTGGAGAGCCGCAGCCCCAGGCCGGTGAGCCCGACGATTCCGACGATGATGCCGGCGGCGGCGCAGGCCACCGAGACCAGCAGCGTGTTGCGGGCGGCGATGACGAACACTTCCAGGATGTCCCAGAAGCCCAGGCGGCTCGCGGCACGCACCATGGCGACCAGGAGCAGCACGCCGATCGCGACCATGCCGGCCCGCAGCGGGGTCCAGTAGAGGAGCAGCAACGCGGTCAGGACGACCAGTGGGATGAGGAAGTGGAACCCGCTGGCCATGACGTCGCGTACACGGGGGAGGCTCTCCTTGGGCATCCCCGTGAGGCCGTTCTTGCGGGCGATGATGTCCACGAAGAGGTAGACGACGAGGAAGTACATCAACGCCGGGATGATGGCGATCTTCACGACGTCGGTGTAGGGGACGCCCAGGAACTCCGCCATGACGAACGCCCCGGCGCCCATGATGGGTGGGAGGAGCTGTCCACCGGTGGACGAGGCCGCCTCGACGCCGCCGGCCTGGTGTCCCTTGAAGCCGACGCGCCGCATCATCGGGATCGTGAAACTGCCGGTGATGGCGACGTTCGCGATCGCGCTGCCCGACACCGAACCGACGAGCCCGCTACCCACGACGGCGCCCTTGGCCGGACCGCCGGGGGAACGTCCGGTCAGCGCCATCGCGAGACCGACCAGGAAATTGCCGCCACCGGACTTCTGGAGCAACGCCCCGAACAGCAGGAAGACGAAGATGAAGGTCGCGGCGACACCCAGCGGCACCCCGTAGATGCCCTCCTGGAACAGGTAGCTGTGGTAGGTGATCCGCTGGTAGGTGTAGCCACGGTGGGCGAGGTCCCCGGGCAGCAGCGGTCCGATCCAGGCGTAGAACAGGAACCCGGCCACCAGGACGGACATGAACAGGCCGATGACGCGGCGGCAGGCCTCCAGGACCACCAGGATGGCGACGACGCCCATGGCGAGGTCCAGCCCGGTCGGCTGGCCCATGCGCTGCACGATCTCGCCGAAGTTCAGCAATGGGTAGAGGCTGACGACGGCGGCGGTCCCGGCGAGCAGGAAGTCCACGACGCCCATCGGTGTGCTCTTGGCCCACGCGCCCTTGCCGGCCGGCTTCACCAGGAACACCAGCACCAGCACGAAGAGCAGGTGGGTGACGCGGTGCAGGTAGGCGTCCAGGCTCACGAAGAGCGCGCTGTAAATCTGGTACAGGCCGAGCAGCACCGCGATCACGAGCACCACGATGCCGAGCACTGAGGCCAGACGGCCCTCGCCCCAGCGTTCCGTGGCGAGCCGCTCCCACAGGGGCCGACCGTCACCCTCACTGTCCACGTCGGGCTGTGTCGGGCCGGACGGCGGCACGGGGGGAGCCGCCGACTGGGCGGGTGGCCGCCGCGCGGTGTCTTCAGTCATGGCTTTGCCTCATTCGTTGCCTCCGTGTCGCAGCCGGCGGGCTCGGGGCCCGCCGTGATCCATCGCAGGGTGGAGACCCGAGCCGCGCTCAACGTGACGCGTTCGCTCTCCCAGCACCGGGAGAGCGCGACCTCTCCCTCGGAGTACAGAAGACGGTGGTCCACCCCGGCGTCTCCGGCGCGGACGTGCAGCTCGCCCACTGGTTCGTCGATGTCCTCGACCACCCAGTCGGCGCCGTCGGCGCTGCCGCTCCCCCGGCCCGGGATGTGGCCCATCCCGGCGCCGAACGACTGGATCCGGGTGGACTCCAGCACGACCTCCCCGTCGGCGATCCGGTACTGGTCCTGGACGGGAAGTCCGTCGATGGAGTGGGTGAACGACACGGTGAACACGGCATCGTCACCCAGCCGGAGGAACCCGGCGTCGCCCGACTCGGCGTGGACCGAGAGGGCGGGCCACACCGGCAGGAGAAGAGCGGCCGTCGCCCCCAGGACGGCCGCCGTCCCCCACAGTCGGGCCGGGGTCACGGCCGCAGGTCGTCCGGGACGTCGATGTCGTTGTCCTCCGCGTAGGACACCAGCCCGGGGTGCAGCGGGATCGGGCTGTTCTCCAGGGTCTCCGGCGCGAAGTACGGGGTTCCGGGCTCGTAGACCTGCGAGATCATGTCGACGTTGTCGTAGACGGTCTCGACGATCTCTCGCCCGAGCTCCTCGGGGAAGTCGGGCGGCACGACGACCACGTTCCACAGGGCGAGGGTCTCGGTGTCGTCCTCGACGGAGTCGTAGACGTCGGCGTCGATGGTGTGCGGCTCGTAGAACGGGTGCGCGTCGGTGATCTCCGCCTGTTCGTCCTCGCACATGTCGATCAGGTGGATCGGGTCGGTGGCCTCGAGCTCCATCAGGCTGCCGTGGCTTTCGCCCACGACCCACGATCCGGCGTCGAGGTCACCGTCACGCAGCGCGGTGGCGGTCTCGGCGTAGGCGTAGCGGTAGACGTCGATGTCGTCGAAGGTCATGTCCAGACCGTCGAAGACCAGGTCGGTGGCGAGCTCGTTGCCGCTCGCGGGGGCGCCGACGGAGAACCGGTGTCCCTCGACGTCGGAGAAGCACTCCAGACCGAGGTCGTCGGCGACGCTCTGGAGCGTCACCGCGTGGTAGACGTTCGGGTAGATGACCATCAACACCTGGGACTCGATCGGGTCGTCGGCGAACTCGTCGCCCTCCCCGTGCAGGGCCTGGTAGGCGACGTCTCCCTGGACGAGCGCCAGGTCGCTCTGCCCCTCCTCGAGCAGGCGCATGTTCTCCACCGAGGCGCCGGTCGACTCGGTCGTCGCCCGGACGTCCTCCACCTCACTGTTGATGATCTCCGAGATGGCGCCGCCGACCGGATAGTAGACTCCGGCGGTCGTTCCGGTGGCCATCGACAGGTCATCCCAGGCGCGCTCGTCGCCGGACTGCTCGGCGGGCTGCGTACACGCGGCCACCAGCAGGACCGCGCCGACGCCCGGTAGCGCGGCGTACACACGTCCCTTACGTCCCCGCATCGTCCACCTCTTCCACGATTGCGTCCTATGTCACGTGCCAGCGACCTTGTACTAACATCGCGAACAGCGGTAGGGATCCGTGGTTGATTTGAGGAAGACCTGAGGTGGACCGACCACCCGGCCCGGCTGCCGCGTAGGAGGTCAACCCCCATGCCTCGCTCCACAGCCGCCCGCGTCGCCTCCGGGGTACTCGCGCTGGCCGTGGTCAGTGGCCTCGCCTCCGTGTCCTGGGTCTGGGCGCGGCACGACGCCGAGCCCCTGCCGAACCTGGTGCTGGCCACGGGGAGCACCGGCGGCGTCTACCACGTGTACGGTCTGGGCTTC is part of the Spiractinospora alimapuensis genome and harbors:
- a CDS encoding cyclase family protein — protein: MSALAPFVRALASGDIDVIDLTAPLTSETPVLQLPEPFANTVPFTLREVSRYDDRGPAWYWNDIHTGEHTGTHFDAPVHWVTGAEGRDIAQVPATELLAPGVVLDFSAQSAADPDFLLSVDDVRGWEATHGPLPSGGWLLLRTGWDAYAHDAERYLNTDETGSHTPGISGDCARWLAEETDILGIGVETVGTDAGMAAGFTPPFPCHALLLGAGKYGLTQLQRLERLPATGTLIITAPLPIVGGSGSPARVLALVDRTA
- a CDS encoding SDR family oxidoreductase, which codes for MTGRFAGRTAIVTGASRGIGLAVAERLVAEGARVCVTARKPDPLNEAVAQLGGPDHAMGVPGRSDDADHQSETVERTRAAFGPIDLLVNNAGINPVYGPIIDVDLDAARKVIEVNCLAALAWTQQVYRAGMRDHGGAVVNLSSVAGLAPAPGIGIYGASKAMLSHLTAELAVELAPAVRVNAVAPAVVKTRFATALYEGKEPEVAAGYPLGRLGVPSDVSGVVAFLLSEDAAWLTGQTVPVDGGKTLTGGI
- a CDS encoding TAXI family TRAP transporter solute-binding subunit; protein product: MRGRKGRVYAALPGVGAVLLVAACTQPAEQSGDERAWDDLSMATGTTAGVYYPVGGAISEIINSEVEDVRATTESTGASVENMRLLEEGQSDLALVQGDVAYQALHGEGDEFADDPIESQVLMVIYPNVYHAVTLQSVADDLGLECFSDVEGHRFSVGAPASGNELATDLVFDGLDMTFDDIDVYRYAYAETATALRDGDLDAGSWVVGESHGSLMELEATDPIHLIDMCEDEQAEITDAHPFYEPHTIDADVYDSVEDDTETLALWNVVVVPPDFPEELGREIVETVYDNVDMISQVYEPGTPYFAPETLENSPIPLHPGLVSYAEDNDIDVPDDLRP
- a CDS encoding TetR/AcrR family transcriptional regulator, translated to MQDIVGAAGLTKGAMYHYFDSKDDLLYEIYARIIRQQRARLETIAGASDAPVGRVRTAAEDFVVTTVQNLDEVWVFLTAAHRLRSDQRRGVETERRRFHDTFTALIAEGQESGAFRDDIPADLVVHQFVGSVHHLGTWYDPTGPLPPPTLAAHYAELLVSGIEQRDI
- a CDS encoding DUF1850 domain-containing protein, whose product is MTPARLWGTAAVLGATAALLLPVWPALSVHAESGDAGFLRLGDDAVFTVSFTHSIDGLPVQDQYRIADGEVVLESTRIQSFGAGMGHIPGRGSGSADGADWVVEDIDEPVGELHVRAGDAGVDHRLLYSEGEVALSRCWESERVTLSAARVSTLRWITAGPEPAGCDTEATNEAKP
- a CDS encoding TRAP transporter permease, with product MTEDTARRPPAQSAAPPVPPSGPTQPDVDSEGDGRPLWERLATERWGEGRLASVLGIVVLVIAVLLGLYQIYSALFVSLDAYLHRVTHLLFVLVLVFLVKPAGKGAWAKSTPMGVVDFLLAGTAAVVSLYPLLNFGEIVQRMGQPTGLDLAMGVVAILVVLEACRRVIGLFMSVLVAGFLFYAWIGPLLPGDLAHRGYTYQRITYHSYLFQEGIYGVPLGVAATFIFVFLLFGALLQKSGGGNFLVGLAMALTGRSPGGPAKGAVVGSGLVGSVSGSAIANVAITGSFTIPMMRRVGFKGHQAGGVEAASSTGGQLLPPIMGAGAFVMAEFLGVPYTDVVKIAIIPALMYFLVVYLFVDIIARKNGLTGMPKESLPRVRDVMASGFHFLIPLVVLTALLLLYWTPLRAGMVAIGVLLLVAMVRAASRLGFWDILEVFVIAARNTLLVSVACAAAGIIVGIVGLTGLGLRLSSYIVGAGGGYLFLTLLLIALASLIMGLGMPVTASYIVLSVLAVPALGELGLSLVVAHMIVYWYSQDSNVTPPVALAAFSAAAIAGSGAMRTSVSAWKYAKGLYLIPLLMAYTPLLLNGSLAEIISAVITGCLALFAFAVCLEGYFLRATTLLERVGLGAATMALILSSWLADYFVNLLPGGLAAAITQATASIPTGNAVLLNGLSALVVGAVIVAHVVAHHRHRAGLPERFDEVDQVEDAESSSSTQAAGTAEKGSVD
- a CDS encoding hydantoinase/oxoprolinase family protein gives rise to the protein MVNLVSQCQQAEGSPLNEFRPLVLGIDAGGTMTDTLLVDEYGRFAVGKAPTTPHNESEGFLESAEDAAGYFGMSSREAFEALAVVLYSGTGMLNTLLSRTGRRVGLLVTKGMEDMVLMGRGLQAWADYSYQDRLHAVTHAHPEPLIPRNLVRGVTERIDQFGTEIAPVYEHEVVNGVEDMLAKGVEAICICTMFSYVDDAHERQIAEIAQQVIADHKADVDVYLSSAVRSVIREQSRLNSVILEAYAAGRSRQQLLGVEEVAHSQGFRYGVQTVLSYGGLAGVRYPRLHETMISGPVGGILGAKYVGDVIGSDSIIVSDMGGTSFDISAITRGTIPIDDEPTLARFKLNLPTIAMDTIGAGAGTIIKVDPLTKKVSLGPESAGSDPGPVAFGKGGTEPTVCDCDVVMGRLNPDNFLGGKVRLDVEAAKKVIKEKVADPLGIDLYEAAEGMANILEESAKDAMRQMISARAVDPAEYTLMSYGGSGPLHMAEYSRGMGFKNILTFPFAAAFSAFGCATADYLRRYSRSVQLTIPPNADAAHRADVVEQANRVWSALKENAVREMVEEGHEAGKVEIQLFAMTRYTGQLEDVEVPLTIQEFSSDADLDTLVEEFDRLYASINRAVAQYREAGHTITELGLISKVDKIKPQLVKQELGSAQPDAEASKGTRQMYYFKEWHEAALWEMDLLRPGNVVEGPAVVEHPATTLVIPPGDRVWVDEWTILHYEHA